The genomic stretch gtagttcgtgtcgttggattccttgcgtcgagggtaagcttttaatataatttatataatgttttgctaggtttggtcaaaccctaatttaggatttgggggttttatgaatagtaagtaattggtagcctttatgtgttatttgttaggaggagaattcatagaagaggcgttttgagacaactgtagataccgtctacgtgttgtgctttccaggtaggatttcctactcagtattagtcccataatgggatcttggtgatgtgttgtagttagttatttgatatgttgattgtgattgtgattgtaattgtgattggttcctatggctctcgagatgcgttctcggctgagtggggtcactatgggagtgatctcacgccctagtttcgcccttcgtggaacccgccacgaaaggggatgtgcacattaatggacggggttatcgctcgtacgatgagcggggcttaggtgggaacggcctgcGGTCCCCATGGTGGTgggggtccaaagtggacggtcaagtattgagatgatgggagttggtggtgtatgtgtgtgtgtgtggttcattgtatgtttgtcttattgttgttatctatattgattgtgtgattagtaatcgaccggtgttgttttgtaaaaactgcggtgatccattcggggatggtgagcagatattgaacaggtaaaGAGATGATATGGGAtagtgggatggccacgacatgacgatagagtcttccatttgtagtttagcatttatttacatttcagttgagaacagatagtttggaataatgtattgtactttcagtttggtttcgaggattgtacttattcattaaactacttataataaatgttgtttctgttttgtctatttgaatatcatgcctcgggcaaccgagatggtgatgtcttcatacctgagtggtcctggtaaggcactcggagtatgggggtgttacactttaattttgtgagagGGCCACTAGACAAATAGTGGTCGTCTATATTGAGATGGACCGTAGTTTTTATAGCCCAAATTTCCATTTATGCTAACGCTTTTTTTCCTTAATTTCCGTCTCCTCTAAACGGTTTTCGCATAAGAAGGACATAATGTCCACTAAAACATCCGTAGATTTTGTCATCAACTTTATAAATTAATTTCGATATACAAAGATATCATGTTATAATAGCAGGCTACTAAAAAGTATTTCATAATTTAATATTTTTGTTTTCTGATGGAGAAGTCGAACCTAAGACCTATTATTAATGATACATCAATCTTAATCACtagactaaggccctgttctcttggacttaatttcagttctaataagttcgattcgattgattcaattCCATTAAGTTGATTTAGTTCGGATTCAacttcattcgattcgattcgattcacctTCGATTCGAGATCGATTCGATTGAGTTGAgttcatattagtttatttcaacattaatatttttattttatattcccattattattactattattattatattattattattattattattatttactattgctattattactattatattatttttatttattatattactattatatttattaataattaatttgtattgtttatatattatatttatatttaatatatttattattattattatattttatttattattattaatattatccataacatatttattattattattattattattatatttaatattattatattaataagttattatattatattaattgttttattaatatattcattattattaatattattaatcacatatttattattattattattattatatttaattttattatattaataagttactatATTATacctattatttttattattatattatttatttattagttattattattaatatattatattattattattattatttttatcatttttattaataatatagtattattaataatatatttattattatattactattttatttttttatttatcttattagattattattattattattattattattattatattatattaatatattaatatattattattattattaacgaatattattattataatatttattattattattattggtattattattattattatttcaattcagttcagtttggatcagttcagttcaattcagttaaGCTGCAttaattcagttcaattcagttacattcagttcaattcagttcagttcaaggCCTAAGACATTTCATTATGAATGCTAAACAATTGAAAACAAACAATACTCCTAAATAATCCAAAAATCTTAACAATTACAATTATTATGATTATACAAAATCAATCCTATAAGCATACCAAGTTGGCAAATCCATTAATTAATAACCCAAAAATCCTACTCTCAATTTGTCAACAAAAGAAAGCAATAATAAAACAATCAACACAAACCCtccttctttccttttttttttaataaaaataaataaattcagAAAGCGGCACGCCAGCTAATAATGACGAAATCTCCCACGTCGATCAAACCTCTTCCTTACGTGTCATCCTGTCATTGGCCAGCACTTACCAAAGAACAACCTGGCTCCACACTTAAAATACCGAAACTACCCTTCCGAACCACACTTAGCCCACACCGAACCTAAAAAACAAACCTACTGGTTAGGATAACAAGAGGGAAAGAACAGCTGGAGACAGCCTGTCAACAACCTTTCTCTCTCCTATCTCTACCTCCTCCTTTCTCTCTCGTCCTACAGTTTTATGCGCTTCCACtctctccctttctctctctacAACTTCGCACTTTCTCTCTCATCAACTGCGAACGACGAACGACGAACAAACTTCGATCGCTCGCCAGAAATCGCCGTCTCGGTATatattttttgtgattttttttgtatatattttttttcagatttatgaTCTTTAATTATGTAATTTCGTCAATATTTGTGTACTTTATTGTGTAATTTTTGCTTAAGAATGTCTAATTTTAGGTTTTTGTTAGTACTGATTGTAATATGCTGATCTGTGTCTGTTAGAACTGATTGCCGTTGATGTGTTAgtttttttatatttgttttattGAGGTTTTGTTGTAGATTTGGATTTTTTATGGTTAATAATTTACATTACAAGTTGTAATGAAAATTTGGAGGAATTTTTGTGACATTGATGTAACATTGAAAGAGGCGTTAATTTGGAGTGATTTTATCGTCTCAGAGTTATGAGTGAGGAAGTATTTGTTGTTTTGAGTGAGATTAGATGTTTAGGTTTGTGAAGTCGTGTCGAAATTCGTGGTGTGCGACTAATTGCTCTTAAAATTGTTGATTTTAGACTTTTTGCTTCATGCTGCGGAGCTTAATGACTTTTGTGATATGGAAGTTTTTAGTTTTGGTGATGAGTAGGAGTGACTCACCAAGTAATGTAGCATAAGCGAGATTCATTCGAAACCAGTAAGCTTATTTAGTGCTTTCTTCAGGTTTTGGGGGAATAGGAGAGGTAGTTAATGTTTGGCTGGTAGTACGGCCTCAGCCTGGTTGTTTAGTTAAGGTAGGGAGTCTCATCTCTTAGTGGTTATCTGATGTGTACAAGAATTCACTTGCTAATGGCCTTCCGCATCGTTCATAGTACACCACATGGGTAAAAGCTCGAGTGTCTATAAGACTAAAGAAAAGACTTGAGAGTTTGATTAAACTAGCCTCGAGCCTTTTTGTGCTCGGAAAAGCTGTGtgttcatttattttgggtaggGTGACTATATATACTCTGCTGGTTTCTCACGTCCTTGCTTATGTATCAGCTCTTTATCATGATAGTATAATTTGAATGGTACTGGCTTCTAAGGGTGGCATGTGTTCTGTATAAGGCAAAACGTTTGTTTCAACAAAGTTTGTGGAAAGCCGAAAAGCATAGGATTTTGCTTATGAAACAAATCGGAACTATATTCAGGGGTCCCTGTCTCTAGTGTATGTGATGGCGTTATAATTAGCCTTTTAAATGTATTGATGTATATGTCTCAAGTTTCTTTACATTATAAGGAAATACTTTGTTGAACAACGATACAATACATCTGCCCACGGCCTCATTTACATGCTCCCCTTTCTTAGCCTGAAGGCTCTATACTTTAAGTGGAAGAGCAATGATATATTTTAATATTTCAAACTCAAGTATATTTATATTTTTTAATGTCTGCAGGAGTAATATTTGATTATTGAGAGCCTGTGTGATCAATCAAGTCTATTACAATTAGAAGTTGTCTGCAATTAACTTGTTTGTTGGTTAGGAAGATCCTTCTTTGTTGTTGCTGTATACAATCTGAGATCTGCAAATTCCGTTCATTACGTTGCTGGTGACCAAATAAAAAGGTTGTATGTCTCTTGATGCTGCCAGGGCTGCTCATTCTCATATTGGGAACAGAGCTTTGGCTTTATCATAGGCCCATTTTCTTTCTCCATGCTGGCAGAGAGCATGCTTGGAATTCTTTCTTCGGGTAATGCCCCTGACCAATCTATTCGTCGATGTGCTCGGTGTGGTGACAATCTCTTTGGTGGTTCTCTTGGTACTTATTGGCCTATTATGCATAATTTACACGCTGTATTTCTCTGCTCGTATTCGAAGTTCAGCCTACGCTCAACTTGGTTACTTTAACGGGCCTTGGGTTGTTCGAATCATTTTCATCTTGTTTGGAATATTTTGGGGTGCTGGTGAGGTGTTCAGATTAAAGTTTTTTAGGCAGGACGGTAAAGTGTTTCGATCCTTAGGTCAAGGATGGCAGGACGACATTTGCAAGATATACATCCTAACAAATCTGGGGTTCACAGAACCATGCTTGTTCCTCATCATGGCCTTTCTCTTACGTGCATCCCTGAAATGGCGGGAATCCGGGCTATTAAACCCCAAATGGAACTTCAGGACAATCAGCTACGTCTTGCTTTATTGCTTCCCCATTTTCGTGTTGAATcttattgttgtgatggtggCCCCTAAACTAATCGGGAAGGGTAAATTGTTGAAAGTAACAGTTCTATTTGCTCAAACATATATGTCAACAACTTTATCAGGTCGGCGCGTGATTACTTGCACATACCCTTTGTTGAGTACAATACTTCATGGACTCTTCGCTGCTGTTTTAACTACTTACCTGTTGTTACTTATGAGGCGGATGGCCAAGTCAGTCATCAACAAAGGGTTGCAGAAAAGAGTTTACATATTGATGTCCCTTGTTTCCAGTTTCCTCCCTTTGAGGGTTCTTTTGCTGGGACTATCAGTTTTGACGAGGCCGCAGCATTTTCTTTTTGAAGTTCTTGTCTTTTGTGGTTTTCTTGTGCTTTTATCTTGTATTGTGGTGGGCATTCTTATACTTGTTTACTTACCGGTTGCTAATTCACTAGCCCTCAATCTGGATCGAGGGTTGCGAGATCTAGAGGCTGGTGGTCGGGGAAGTTTATATGCATCCGGTGAGGACATTACTGATTCTAGCTCTCTAATTGCTGACAACCAAAGCCATCTGGGGAGAGACTCGGATGCCTCGACTAAAGGGGGTTCTATTTCTTTCCGAACTATCATCAAAGATGAAGGCACTTCAACAAGCGTAAACGAGGAGGAAAAAAGCAGTTTCCCACAGGGTTTCAGGCGGTTGTCAGCCTCATCCCAGCTGCCTTCGTAATCAAATGCGATTTAATTGGTTGggaaagattaaggagaagaGAAGTTTGTTTTTTTCGTTAGTTCTCTTGTCTTGAAAATGTTTAAAAGGTGCAAATGTGGATCAATGTTTCGATCAATAAGGCTGTATCTGTTTATAGAACAAGGAAATGCTTACCCCGTTAGTGTTACCCACCACTTTCAACTTTCAACCTTGTGGTCATTGTTTTGATTCCTTGATTAAGTTGTTGAGCTCAACCAAAATTCTTAAGATCTTAAGCATGAAAAGTTTTTGTATGGAATGTTTTTATCGCAAAGTTTATAATGGTTTGTTTCAAATTCAGGTCTCGTAGAAGCGCTTTGAAAAACAGAAGATCTTGTGCATCAAAACAAAATTCGTTGAAGGACTATAATTTACAGTATGTTCTTGGAATGCACATGCTTTTAAAAAGAGAATTATTTGTAGAATCGAAATCAAGCTCCAAAGCACCAAACTCCCACTCCCTATTCACGTTGGTCATTGTTCATAGCACACTAAACAATCAAATACCTATCACCATAATAATGTGGCCATCCAATACGCTAATAGGATCTCTCATCTCTCATTTGGTCGCTCAATACAAAATCAAGTTGGAGATAGgctcaaacaaaaaagaaaaacaaattctcactttagacggacacttccgtctaaagttgtagatGGGTCAAATATTACACTactttcataataagacaaacaacaagtgagATGTCACCACTTTGTCTTATTATGTaagtggtgacatatttgacCTGTCtacactttagacggatatacccgtctaaaGTGAGACTAATTGGTTTCTAACTTCATCTTGACCCCCTAGAACCACATACATCCTTTTTCCCCAAATGTCAATTAGTGCGCCATGCTTTATTACATTTATATTTATGATGGCTTTAGAAATCAATAATGTAATTTGGAAATAATGAGGCGCCGCCCAAATTAAGAGGCCTTGTTCTCTGACTCAGCCGGCGAAGGGCTTGAGGTAACAAGCGATCCTTACAAAGACTCTCAATGATGGTGCTATAAAGGACGGCATTGGGCTTAAAAGGGCCTTTAGACTCCCATCCTAtttattaaaagaacaaccacagaGCTGAGGTGTCGCTCTATGGTTGAAAGTCAGCAAGTCAAAATTCTTTTGCATTTGCTAAAAATCAGGGGCCACGATCAGAGTACCCTTTAATTAGATTGTAAGTCTATTTTGTTCTCTCAGTATTTAAGTTGGGTTATGCCCAACATATAATGGGCTCATTTTGTATTTTTAGATTGTTTTAAATTTAGTCGCCATTATAAGATACTATAAAATCCAGGTTATTTTTGTTGTCTTTAGTTTTGACAAAGATCAAAAAATGGTAGGAtgtcaattattaaatgacaagtgaaaTAAATTGAGtataaatgatcaaattactcatcaaattcatttttaaaatagaaatgacaacaaatgactgagacacccccaaagtggaaaatgacaacaaatgaccggaacagagAAGTAGTTGATATGCCTTAGTATTAGTCATTTAATGATTTTAGTACAAAAATCAAGAAAATAgctcctattattattattattaacaagTAGATAATAAGTTATGCGGACTTAATTAACTTTTAAAAATATTCTCTATATAAAAAAGTAAGCATATGTATAAGACACTCATAAAtggaaaagataaataaatgattgagacggagtaaGAACTTCGTATTAATTTGTGTTAACAAGTATTTTCTCTTATAAATTTTGCGTTAGGAGTTTTAACAAATTGATATAAGAGTGTAACACAATATTATTGAGTAACAATTTAATGTCActtttgattaaattatttaataGACAAATAACATAACGTTCTATTTTGATATCTTTTACAAAATATTTTATATTGGTAAACTATTATGTTAAAATATGTTAATTTTCATTATAAAATCGTTTTATATGATACTCCTTCCAAAAAAGGCAAATTGTAAATTGCTTAATTaagatttttatttattttgtttttagtTTTAATGAACGAGTTTTACAACTAAATAGTGGTAAAAGTATTTAAATATACAAAATCAAACTTAAGCTTATATTCCCTTTATTTCGGTTGTTTGTTTgcctttggttttgacacaaagactaAGGAAAGAGGATCAATTACTAGATGTAAGTGAACCAAATTGAGAGTGGATGATTTAGTTATCCATCATATGCATTCCTAAACTGGAAAGGCAAAAAAATGACTGAGCGAGCGGTGCGGATCCTATGTCCCATTTGGTGTCCCATTGTGTGTGTCACACCACTTAGCTTCTAACACCTCAATAAATTAGTATATATTGTAGTATTTTATTTTACCACAAGTGATGTGTCGAAATGTATGTGGTATGACACACACAATGAGACACAAAAGTGGGACAAAGGTTCATCACTGATGACTGAGTCAtcccaaaataaaataagaaaacaaattaTTCAAGTCAAATCAAGTACCGAGTCAATTATACAACTAACTCCACCATAACTCTCAACTGAGTCGGGGAATCAAGTTGATCAGGTACCGGGTATGTTATACATATGTCAATATCATAATACTGGTAAAAAATTCAATGAAACGCCTTTTTTCCTTTGCCattttttaaatttaaattttatttgaaaaaaaaaacatcaatgtTATATTGGGTTTTCTAACGTGTACCCTCAGGACACACATTAATAACGACCCATGTTATAATACTTATACGGTAAGTAGTACAAAAACTACATTATTTTAATAAGTTTTTCTTTTAAATGATACTCCATCAGATGTAACTCTTATTCCCTTCAATTCAATTGATTGGAAATATTACCTTTTATAAAACTTTTTAGGTGGAAGAAAAAGTAAAGAGTGAAAtcataaattctcatttgtgaggATTAATATTCGTCATAAAATTGTGACAGATCAAATAAAACCTACATGAGTAGATAAAGACAAGTCATTTGTGACTCCCTAAttagtattttgatttttgtcgtATTTACCAATGATATtcgacccgtcacaagggagactcaTTGGGGTGAAATAGGTAAAACATGAAAGAAAATAATGGATAAATAAGTCAATTTTCTTACCAAATAAGAAATGTTACTTCGGTTTAAATTGTCTAAAAAATAATGGATAAATAAGTTAATTTTCGTATCAAATAAAAAATGTTACCTTTTATTTAAATTGTGTCAAAATGAAAGGTGCATGTACTAATCTATGAATTGCATTGAGTATAAAATTGACCCTAAAAAATGGATCAAATTTACGGAACGAGTCAATTTTGATGGTCGGTTAAAACTCTAATCTGTATGATGGATCAATTTACGGAACGGGTCAATTTTGATGGATCAAATTTACAGAACGGGTCAATTTCGTTTCAATTTTGACCATATTTGTATAGGCTAATTAACATCTTCATAGACGAATACATTTGTGGAAAAAGCACTGGTTAAAAGTTTTTGCGATTTAAAATTATATCACTGGTTCGTATATTAAATTTTGCATATTTGTATAATTATACGACGGATTTGTATATTTAACAATTCGACAAAATTGTTCTAAAATATGCACGGGTCACAATTTTCATTTTGTCCTATTTTCATTGGTTAATACTACATGATTTGTACTAGATGATAAACGGGCCAAAAGTTCTCATTTTAGTGCACCGGATCTCCAAACATGCACGTACAAGTTTGACTAAATTAAAAACGAGTATAACAATTTGCACGGGTGACTCGTGCAATTTGACTaattatgtgtttttttttttatctaagTACTTTTGTTTCATACGCCGCTTTATATCATATACGCTAATTGTAATTGAAATTTATAATCCAAATATAAAAACATAATATGACTATGCGAAACTCATCTATTACTTagcttttttttttggtgaaatgtaagaaaTCTCATTAAGCACAAAGACTATTACAAGATAAATAATTAGGTTTTATAGGATCAAACTACATGAAAATTATACAGTGATAAGTGCATTGATCCAATTCAACTCTTGCTCATAATTCTTCACATTCAGTTTCACCCTTGCATGAGCCTGCATCAATCTGATTATTTGAGTAGTCAATGTAGCAGGTTTCAGTAGAACACCGTCTGTTCTGGCACTGTTGCGTTGCTGCCATATTGAATAGTACACTGCCATGAATGCAAGTGTACAGACATTCTTCTTATAAGCCGACCAATTCCTTCTCCCTATCCAAACAATACCATTCCCAGTTGGAACTAGTATTTGCAGGGATAAACATATAGCCTCTAACACCATTTTAGTATACCTGCAATCTTGAAAGAGATGACTGAAATCCTCCTTCCCATTGTCACAGATGCAGTACTGGTCATTAACAGTAACACCATACCTAAACagtttttctttgacattctGAGCCTTCCGAGCATAAGCCAAATGAAGAAGAAGTGTGTTTAGGTACCATCCAGCTCTTCCAAATTAACCTTGCCCATCCAACTGTTGATTTTTTACGCCTTAGCCATTCATAACCTGAATCGATGTGTAACCTCTCATGTATGCATAAGCCAACACCCATTCTTTGTACCAGCAGAGAACACATCTCTAACTGAGCAAATGGTCTTCCAGTTTCCACCCATGTGAGTCCTAGGATTGTGATTAACCCACTCACTGCCTTTCATATAAATTTGGTGCACCCATTTAACCCACAAACTGTCAGGCTTGCTATATATCCACCATACCAACTTCCCCATTGTAGCTGTGTTCCAAGTAAAGCTATTTTTAAGTCCAAGTCCACCCTCCTTTTTAGGGGAACAAACCTGGTCCCAATTAACCAAGGGGGTTCTCACATATATACAAGATCCATCCCAAAGATAGTTCCTACAAATGCTATCAATCTTCCTCAGAACTCCTTTAGGAATTAAGAAAATACTAGTCCAGTAGGTGTAGAGAGAGGTAAGCACAGCTTGAACCATCACCAACCTTCCTGCATAAGATAATTTTCTAGCACCAAACGATCTAATCCTGTCCACAATTTTATCAACTAATATTTGACAGTCCTTCTTCCCCATTTTCCCTGCAACAATTGGAATGCCAAGATACTTAAAAGGAATGTTACCCTCCACACAACCAGAAGCACTAATGATATGATCCCTATCAGTCTTTGGGACTCCATTAAAGTAGATATTTGATTTGAGCTTGTTCATATGCAAACCAGA from Silene latifolia isolate original U9 population chromosome 5, ASM4854445v1, whole genome shotgun sequence encodes the following:
- the LOC141657602 gene encoding uncharacterized protein LOC141657602, whose protein sequence is MPLTNLFVDVLGVVTISLVVLLVLIGLLCIIYTLYFSARIRSSAYAQLGYFNGPWVVRIIFILFGIFWGAGEVFRLKFFRQDGKVFRSLGQGWQDDICKIYILTNLGFTEPCLFLIMAFLLRASLKWRESGLLNPKWNFRTISYVLLYCFPIFVLNLIVVMVAPKLIGKGKLLKVTVLFAQTYMSTTLSGRRVITCTYPLLSTILHGLFAAVLTTYLLLLMRRMAKSVINKGLQKRVYILMSLVSSFLPLRVLLLGLSVLTRPQHFLFEVLVFCGFLVLLSCIVVGILILVYLPVANSLALNLDRGLRDLEAGGRGSLYASGEDITDSSSLIADNQSHLGRDSDASTKGGSISFRTIIKDEGTSTSVNEEEKSSFPQGFRRLSASSQLPS